A single window of Rhodamnia argentea isolate NSW1041297 chromosome 5, ASM2092103v1, whole genome shotgun sequence DNA harbors:
- the LOC115754144 gene encoding 60S ribosomal protein L34-like — MVQRLTYRKRHSYATKSNQHRVVKTPGGKLVYQTTKKRASGPKCPVTGKRIQGIPHLRPAEYKRSRLSRNRRTVNRAYGGVLSGGAVRERIIRAFLVEEQKIVKKVLKIQKAKEKLAPKS; from the exons ATGGTTCAGCGTCTCACGTATCGAAAGCGGCATAGCTATGCTACTAAGTCGAACCAGCACAGGGTCGTGAAGACTCCCG GAGGGAAGCTGGTTTACCAGACCACCAAGAAGAGAGCGAGTGGCCCCAAATGCCCAGTCACGGGCAAGAGGATACAGGGG ATTCCTCACTTAAGGCCAGCAGAATACAAGAGGTCGAGATTGTCTAGAAATCGCAGAACTGTAAACCGGGCATATGGTGGAGTCTTGTCTGGAGGAGCTGTTCGAGAGAG GATCATCAGAGCATTCTTAGTGGAAGAGCAGAAGATTGTGAAGAAGGTATTGAAGATTCAGAAGGCAAAGGAAAAGCTTGCCCCAAAAAGCTGA
- the LOC115754501 gene encoding putative NAC domain-containing protein 94, which translates to MSSLMEERVDREISMDEVMLPGFRFHPTDEELVGFYLRRKIQHRPLSIELIRQLDIYKYDPWDLPKLATTGEKEWYFYCPRDRKYRNSARPNRVTGAGFWKATGTDRPIYSSEGSKCIGLKKSLVFYKGRAAKGVKTDWMMHEFRLPSLIDLSSQNIPAHDSWAICRIFKKTNSNSQRSLAYSYVSPMLPSETPASETANSLIHSQLSPDTASFSPSPTKTNSSFHSPPNNLTPILDSPSLVPWSNLDFAIISSSIDPNPSHFLFPHLQETTVSDISSILQNTPSSAFGDVFRSFECDLNGHQERFSDGFSLLTLPIGTQANDAIVSGGGRGEEEASSLLPRNPSHDDEPWEAVGSGGSPYGPGNYWNVGDAWKSNSVWDATSDLSTYYYPTTKCFT; encoded by the exons ATGAGTTCTTTAATGGAAGAGAGAGTTGATCGTGAGATATCAATGGATGAAGTGATGCTTCCAGGGTTTAGGTTTCATCCAACGGACGAAGAGCTTGTAGGGTTTTACCTCAGGAGGAAGATCCAACACCGGCCTCTTAGCATCGAGCTCATTCGGCAGCTCGACATTTACAAATATGATCCATGGGATCTCCCTA AGTTGGCGACTACAGGAGAGAAAGAGTGGTACTTCTACTGCCCGAGGGACCGGAAGTACCGGAACAGCGCGAGGCCGAACCGGGTAACTGGGGCTGGTTTTTGGAAAGCCACCGGGACGGACCGGCCGATCTACTCATCGGAAGGGTCCAAGTGCATAGGGCTGAAGAAGTCCCTGGTCTTCTACAAAGGTAGAGCTGCCAAGGGCGTCAAGACCGACTGGATGATGCACGAGTTTCGCCTCCCTTCTCTTATCGACTTGTCGTCGCAAAACATTCCCGCCCAT GACTCGTGGGCGATATGCAGGATTTTCAAGAAAACGAACTCGAACTCCCAAAGATCTCTTGCTTACTCTTATGTCTCTCCAATGTTACCATCTGAAACCCCTGCCTCAGAAACAGCAAACTCGCTCATTCACTCTCAACTAAGCCCAGACACTGCTTCCTTCTCACCATCCCCAACCAAAACTAACTCCTCCTTTCACAGTCCTCCTAACAATCTCACTCCCATCTTGGACTCACCATCACTAGTCCCATGGAGTAATCTAGACTTTGCCATCATCTCATCGAGCATCGACCCGAACCCTAGTCACTTCCTCTTCCCGCATCTCCAAGAGACGACCGTCTCGGATATCTCCTCCATTCTTCAGAACACGCCGTCCTCTGCCTTCGGAGACGTTTTTAGGAGCTTCGAGTGTGATTTAAACGGCCATCAAGAACGGTTCAGCGACGGCTTCTCACTACTGACCCTACCGATCGGAACGCAAGCGAACGATGCGATCGTCAGTGGCGGTGGCAGGGGGGAAGAAGAAGCGTCTTCTTTGTTGCCGAGGAACCCGAGCCACGATGATGAGCCGTGGGAGGCGGTCGGGTCCGGCGGTTCTCCCTACGGTCCGGGCAATTATTGGAACGTGGGGGATGCATGGAAGTCAAACTCGGTGTGGGATGCAACAAGTGATTTGTCAACGTATTATTATCCTACCACCAAGTGCTTCACCTAA